One Amblyomma americanum isolate KBUSLIRL-KWMA chromosome 8, ASM5285725v1, whole genome shotgun sequence DNA window includes the following coding sequences:
- the LOC144101285 gene encoding protein N-terminal asparagine amidohydrolase-like has product MPLVINGAVVDQLPPDTRTLFETYPHFKEIAAALISQVPKVIGPLGLLYVHQREFAVTVAQDKNVSVLGTDEATTCIMAIVRHTGSGAVSLAHFDGSGLEQGVASIVRRVQELSLPIPEGRFEVYLVGGFLDRRAYSESLANQLLYALHKQPVNLHLVTACVCELNNVLRGNLNWPTIYGIGVNIKSGEIFPATFPDKGPELPLRSARHFTGCHEMCDIYDCSLGMMRIGPFNYEPMRGVDLWLSQNDDFILQHLSTSPEVESPMFVMQVRAALKYIQQHPFPGVTVFPDNRPHYFRKDEGGAWIPFCY; this is encoded by the exons ATGCCTCTTGTGATAAACGGGGCTGTGGTAGACCAACTTCCTCCCGACACGCGAACACTGTTCGAGACCTATCCCCATTTTAAG GAGATAGCAGCAGCCCTCATTTCCCAGGTCCCCAAGGTTATTGGGCCCCTCGGACTGTTGTACGTTCACCAGCGCGAGTTTGCCGTGACTGTGGCACAGGACA AAAATGTCAGTGTCCTCGGAACTGATGAAGCCACTACTTGCATCATGGCCATTGTTCGACATACAG GTTCCGGGGCCGTGTCTCTAGCACACTTTGATGGTTCTGGCCTGGAGCAAGGCGTGGCCTCCATAGTGCGCCGGGTGCAGGAGCTGTCGCTGCCCATTCCAGAGGGAAG GTTTGAGGTGTACCTCGTGGGAGGCTTCCTGGACCGCAGAGCCTACTCGGAGAGTTTGGCCAACCAGTTGCTGT ATGCCCTGCACAAGCAGCCGGTGAACCTTCACCTGGTCACAGCTTGTGTGTGTG AGCTGAACAATGTCCTCCGTGGGAACCTTAATTGGCCAACTATCTATGGCATTG GCGTGAACATCAAGAGTGGAGAAATTTTCCCAGCCACATTCCCTGACAAAGGCCCTGAGCTTCCCCTTCGCTCAGCCCGACATTTCACTGGCTGCCATGAG ATGTGTGACATCTATGACTGCTCGCTAGGAATGATGCGCATTGGTCCCTTCAACTATGAGCCAATGAGAGGAGTTGACCTGTGGCTGTCGCAGAATGACGACTTCATCCTGCAG CACCTCTCCACGTCCCCAGAGGTGGAGTCGCCCATGTTTGTCATGCAAGTGCGAGCTGCCCTCAAGTACATCCAGCAGCACCCATTCCCAGGCGTCACGGTGTTTCCCGACAATCGGCCGCACTACTTCCGCAAGGACGAAGGTGGCGCCTGGATCCCATTCTGCTACTGA